In Kordia antarctica, the following proteins share a genomic window:
- a CDS encoding TonB-dependent receptor domain-containing protein: MIKHTLAIILLIFSFLANAQETITITGQIIDQDTKEALPFVTIAINDEATNTIVTGTITDDNGRFEIKNLKTGKYIVNITYLGFEAVQKKIVSSGLNPIFDLGKIELKPSAEALEAVTIKGKRATVNSALDKKSFSLEDNVAQSGGSVVDAMKTMPGVAFDQDGKVILRGSDKVVVLIDGKQSSLTGFGNQKGLNNIPASNIERIEIINNPSAKYDANGFAGIVNIIYKKEKKTGFNGDVGLSFGLGALSKRKEDTPTNYGSFSVNPKLIPSFNLNYRTKKINYFLQSEFIIQEALPNNEFTTRNYDDGRNISSQVPENRRQFRSIITGGIDWELSENDAITFSGMFDREKHIDSSQVAFIDLNTNTRNRLYTWKEEEITSFINVAANYKHTFAQAGHSLAANAQYTRGLEDESYFLNDSSAVRIGRDMTNIRAIEHTTSLSTDYARALRSGKIEVGAKMRFRNLPVDYTINRGNQSIIYPNLGDFSKWTENLYAFYGNYLLEKERFDVEAGLRAEQTDVSYKLDPQNTYYETNDAYDYFELFPSVRFTYKLNDKNKLSIFYNRRVDRPGEPELRIFPKYDDPELLKVGNPYLRPQFTNSVEIAHRYNWSSGSLFSAVYHRQIKGAYQRIFSVDNSNPEYDIMNRIYQNTGESTNTGIELLFSQDLTEKWKLTASTNIYRNSINAYEGTLQFPFVRTFNIEKSSDIAGDFKLSNTFTLPWNVEAQVTGLYYSKRNIPQGEELARSSIDFGLKKSILNKAGEITLSASDLFNNFGLRQRVSGEGFAAVYENYYETQIVRLGMKYKF; this comes from the coding sequence ATGATAAAACATACGCTTGCAATAATCCTACTAATATTTTCATTCCTTGCAAATGCTCAGGAAACTATAACAATTACAGGGCAAATTATAGATCAAGATACTAAAGAAGCCTTACCTTTTGTTACCATTGCTATTAATGACGAAGCAACAAATACAATTGTAACAGGAACGATAACCGATGATAACGGACGTTTTGAAATTAAAAATCTAAAAACAGGAAAATACATTGTAAATATTACTTATTTAGGCTTTGAAGCCGTACAAAAAAAAATAGTATCTAGCGGATTAAATCCAATTTTCGATTTAGGAAAAATAGAACTCAAACCATCTGCGGAAGCTTTGGAAGCAGTAACTATTAAAGGAAAACGAGCAACGGTAAATTCGGCACTTGATAAAAAATCTTTTAGTTTGGAAGATAATGTAGCACAATCTGGAGGTTCTGTAGTCGATGCAATGAAAACAATGCCTGGAGTTGCTTTTGACCAAGATGGCAAAGTAATATTACGTGGTAGTGATAAAGTTGTAGTTTTAATTGACGGCAAACAATCTAGTCTTACAGGTTTTGGGAATCAAAAAGGATTGAATAACATTCCTGCATCCAATATTGAACGTATTGAAATCATCAACAATCCATCTGCGAAATATGATGCGAATGGTTTTGCTGGTATTGTCAATATTATTTACAAAAAAGAAAAGAAAACAGGATTTAATGGCGATGTAGGATTGTCATTCGGATTAGGTGCATTATCCAAAAGAAAAGAAGATACACCAACTAATTATGGAAGTTTTTCAGTAAATCCAAAACTAATTCCAAGCTTTAATCTTAATTATCGAACTAAAAAAATAAATTATTTTCTACAATCAGAATTCATCATTCAAGAAGCGTTACCAAACAATGAATTTACAACAAGAAATTATGATGATGGACGAAACATTAGTTCGCAAGTTCCTGAAAATCGTAGACAATTTCGTTCTATTATCACTGGCGGAATAGATTGGGAATTAAGCGAAAATGACGCTATTACATTTTCTGGAATGTTTGACAGAGAAAAACATATTGACAGCTCGCAAGTAGCATTTATCGATCTCAATACGAACACTCGCAATCGGTTATATACATGGAAAGAAGAAGAAATTACCAGCTTTATAAACGTTGCAGCAAATTACAAGCATACTTTTGCGCAAGCAGGACATTCGTTAGCTGCAAACGCACAATATACTAGAGGTTTGGAAGACGAAAGCTACTTTTTAAATGACAGTTCTGCGGTTCGTATTGGTAGAGATATGACCAACATTAGAGCCATTGAACACACCACAAGTCTATCAACCGATTATGCACGTGCATTACGTAGTGGTAAAATTGAGGTTGGTGCAAAAATGAGATTTAGAAATTTGCCCGTAGATTATACAATTAATCGAGGGAATCAATCTATCATCTATCCAAATTTGGGAGATTTTTCAAAATGGACAGAAAATCTATATGCGTTCTACGGAAACTATCTATTGGAAAAGGAACGTTTTGATGTGGAAGCTGGTTTGCGAGCAGAACAAACAGATGTGTCCTATAAACTCGATCCTCAAAATACCTACTATGAAACTAATGATGCGTATGATTATTTTGAATTGTTTCCAAGTGTACGATTTACCTATAAATTAAACGACAAAAATAAATTATCAATATTTTACAATCGCCGTGTAGACAGACCAGGCGAACCCGAATTGCGTATATTTCCAAAGTACGATGATCCTGAATTATTAAAAGTTGGGAATCCATATCTGCGCCCACAATTTACCAATAGTGTTGAAATTGCGCATCGTTACAATTGGAGTTCAGGCTCACTATTTTCCGCCGTGTATCACAGGCAAATAAAAGGTGCATATCAACGTATTTTTAGTGTAGATAATAGCAACCCTGAATATGACATTATGAACCGAATTTACCAAAATACAGGAGAAAGCACCAATACAGGAATAGAATTACTATTTAGTCAAGATTTAACAGAAAAATGGAAACTAACCGCAAGTACCAACATTTATAGAAATAGCATTAATGCGTATGAAGGTACATTGCAATTTCCATTTGTAAGAACATTTAACATTGAAAAATCATCAGATATTGCAGGCGATTTTAAACTATCAAACACGTTTACGCTTCCTTGGAATGTTGAAGCGCAAGTAACTGGTTTGTATTATTCCAAACGTAATATTCCACAAGGAGAAGAACTGGCACGTTCGTCTATTGATTTTGGATTGAAAAAGAGCATTTTGAACAAAGCTGGAGAAATTACACTTTCTGCAAGCGACTTATTTAATAATTTTGGTTTACGACAACGAGTTTCTGGAGAAGGTTTTGCAGCAGTATATGAAAACTATTATGAAACACAAATTGTACGATTGGGAATGAAATATAAATTCTAA
- a CDS encoding sensor histidine kinase, translating to MEKKATLLKKTSKTFLLTGLVLAFLSSVALYFYTKYLLEDEVKEALYSTELRVESIIKNGATHYDLPPVIVVNEVAVLGRDVLKDTIIYDPSEDEMELFRELSTYKTINGKNYQITVRNMIVESEDFLIAIVVSNSIIFILAFIFLFYFNTTRNLQLWSPFFKNLEQMKRFSLTTKEPLELVDSDVLEFSELKNEISLLTNKVRTDYENLKQFTENVSHEMQTPLAIIQAKIDNLINEQEINDKQFEQVSSIQKDIQRLKQLNKRITTLTKIDNNQFINIENVSLTDLVSEKIEDFKELQFANLVYTSKNELSVSMDVFLADILINNLISNAIKHTKQNEEITIITKDNLLVISNFGEKALAHPENLFLRFYRESDTNQSTGLGLAIVKKICDVYDFKISYKFEETHHIFSIDFSK from the coding sequence ATGGAAAAAAAAGCAACACTCCTAAAGAAAACATCTAAAACTTTTCTCTTAACAGGATTAGTCTTAGCATTTTTGAGTTCGGTTGCTTTATACTTTTACACTAAATATCTTTTAGAAGATGAAGTAAAAGAAGCTTTATATTCAACAGAGTTACGAGTAGAGAGTATCATAAAAAACGGTGCAACACACTATGATTTACCACCAGTTATTGTGGTCAATGAGGTAGCGGTTTTAGGCAGAGATGTATTGAAAGACACCATAATCTACGATCCTTCAGAAGATGAAATGGAATTGTTTCGAGAACTTTCTACCTACAAAACCATCAATGGTAAAAACTATCAAATAACGGTAAGAAACATGATCGTTGAGTCTGAAGATTTTTTAATTGCCATAGTTGTTTCCAACAGTATCATATTTATTCTAGCATTTATATTTCTGTTTTACTTTAATACCACAAGAAACCTGCAATTATGGAGTCCGTTCTTTAAGAATTTAGAGCAGATGAAACGATTTTCGTTAACAACAAAAGAACCGTTAGAGCTTGTAGATAGTGATGTATTAGAGTTTTCAGAATTAAAAAATGAAATTTCTTTGCTCACAAATAAAGTGCGGACTGATTATGAGAATTTAAAGCAATTTACCGAAAATGTTTCTCATGAAATGCAAACACCATTAGCAATTATTCAAGCTAAAATTGATAACCTTATCAATGAACAAGAAATAAATGACAAGCAGTTTGAACAGGTAAGTTCTATTCAAAAAGACATTCAACGCCTTAAACAACTCAATAAGCGCATTACCACGTTAACAAAAATAGACAATAACCAATTTATTAATATTGAAAACGTTAGCCTAACAGATTTAGTAAGCGAAAAGATTGAAGACTTTAAAGAGCTTCAATTTGCAAATCTTGTGTATACATCAAAAAATGAACTATCAGTTTCAATGGATGTTTTTCTTGCAGATATTTTAATTAATAATCTGATTTCAAATGCCATTAAGCATACCAAACAGAATGAAGAAATTACAATTATCACAAAAGACAATCTACTTGTTATTTCAAATTTTGGAGAAAAAGCTTTAGCGCATCCTGAAAATTTATTTTTACGTTTTTACAGAGAGTCCGACACGAATCAATCTACAGGTTTAGGGTTAGCCATTGTTAAAAAAATCTGTGACGTATATGATTTTAAAATTTCCTATAAATTTGAAGAAACACATCACATCTTTTCCATAGATTTTTCAAAATAA
- a CDS encoding response regulator transcription factor: MKYLIAEDELDLQQSIVTYLQRDGNICEVASDFGEASEKAAIYDYDVIILDINLVTGSGLDVLKTLKKEKKKAGVIIISANNSLTDKLEGLDLGADDYITKPFHLAELNSRINAVLRRGKYGGDEIMEFNEIRIDTKSRTAYVDGIVIALTRKEYDLLVFFISNKGRVLSKEIIAEHLWGDNSDLLDNFDFIYVHINNLRKKLTPQSAKYIKTAYGSGYKFIED; encoded by the coding sequence ATGAAATATCTAATAGCTGAAGATGAACTCGATTTGCAACAATCAATCGTCACGTATTTACAACGTGATGGAAATATCTGTGAAGTCGCTTCAGATTTTGGAGAAGCCTCAGAAAAGGCAGCCATTTATGACTATGATGTGATAATTTTGGATATCAATTTGGTTACAGGAAGTGGCTTAGATGTTCTTAAAACATTAAAAAAAGAGAAGAAAAAAGCAGGTGTTATTATCATTTCAGCAAATAATTCGTTGACTGACAAATTAGAAGGTCTAGATTTAGGAGCAGATGATTATATTACAAAACCATTCCACTTAGCTGAACTCAATTCTCGCATTAATGCTGTACTTAGACGCGGTAAATATGGTGGCGATGAGATTATGGAGTTTAATGAAATACGAATTGACACCAAATCCAGAACTGCCTATGTTGATGGAATAGTGATTGCGCTTACTAGAAAAGAGTACGATTTGTTAGTGTTTTTTATTTCGAATAAAGGTCGAGTGCTTTCCAAAGAAATTATTGCGGAACATCTTTGGGGAGATAATAGTGATTTACTCGATAATTTTGATTTTATTTATGTACACATTAATAACTTGCGGAAAAAGTTAACTCCTCAAAGTGCAAAATACATTAAAACTGCCTACGGAAGTGGTTATAAATTTATAGAAGATTAA
- a CDS encoding APC family permease: MPKKLNQLEATAICGNDISSSCLYVSALAIVYAGQYAWISLLVVALVLFFFRRIYGEVVGALPLNGGAYNALLNTTKKSTASLAASLTVLSYMATAVISASEAVKYAHSIWTFIPVIPVTIGLLLLFMGLVILGIGESSKVAIAIFLFHLVSLTILCGFCFVFLIENGTEILMSNFSTPVKGGIITALFLGFSAAMLGISGFESSANYVEEQEKGVFPKTLRNMWIVVTVFNPLIAFLALCIIPISTVVENQDALLSVMGKTASGNWLSLLIGIDAALVLSGAVLTSFVGVGGLMKRMALDRILPNILLKKTKKGSNYLIYLLFFVLCVSVLLITKGDLAKLAGVYTIAFLSVMILFGLGNLLLKVNRSRLPRPEKSSWLGLFIGVFAVAAAIVGNVILNPQYLVIFMEYLIPTLAVVFFMLYRTFIFRIFLKILDYTFPDKNTLFIRLNRNIKRALTTINKQQFVYFTNHDDVATLNKVLLYISNNESTKKVKIVSIINENEPLAVNLRKDIETLDRAYPLINVEFIEELGIFGPEKIQELSKRWHIPSNFMFIASPGHKFPYKIQELGEVRLII, encoded by the coding sequence ATGCCAAAAAAGCTCAACCAACTCGAAGCTACTGCCATTTGCGGTAATGATATTAGTTCATCTTGTCTGTACGTATCAGCATTAGCTATTGTTTATGCAGGACAATATGCGTGGATTTCTTTATTAGTTGTCGCATTGGTATTATTTTTCTTTAGAAGAATTTATGGCGAAGTAGTTGGTGCTTTACCACTTAATGGTGGTGCTTACAACGCATTATTGAACACAACTAAAAAGTCAACAGCGTCTCTTGCTGCATCTTTAACAGTCTTGTCATATATGGCAACTGCGGTAATTTCGGCGAGTGAAGCTGTAAAATATGCGCATAGTATTTGGACTTTTATTCCTGTAATTCCCGTAACTATTGGTTTATTGTTGCTATTTATGGGATTGGTTATTTTAGGTATTGGCGAATCTTCTAAAGTTGCGATAGCCATTTTTCTATTCCATTTAGTCTCGCTCACAATCCTTTGTGGATTCTGTTTCGTTTTCTTGATTGAAAATGGAACTGAAATATTAATGTCAAATTTTAGCACACCCGTAAAAGGTGGAATTATAACCGCTTTATTCTTAGGGTTTTCGGCGGCAATGCTTGGCATTAGTGGTTTTGAAAGTTCGGCTAATTATGTTGAAGAACAAGAAAAAGGCGTGTTTCCAAAAACTTTACGAAATATGTGGATTGTGGTTACGGTTTTTAATCCGCTAATTGCATTTTTAGCGTTGTGTATCATTCCAATTTCTACTGTGGTGGAAAATCAAGATGCTTTACTATCGGTTATGGGAAAAACTGCTAGTGGAAACTGGTTGTCATTATTGATAGGAATTGACGCTGCATTGGTTTTAAGTGGTGCGGTATTAACTTCTTTCGTTGGTGTTGGCGGATTAATGAAACGTATGGCTTTGGATAGAATTCTACCTAATATTTTACTAAAAAAGACAAAAAAAGGAAGCAATTATTTAATCTACCTGTTATTTTTTGTGCTTTGTGTTTCCGTTTTATTGATTACCAAAGGTGATTTGGCAAAATTAGCTGGCGTGTATACCATTGCTTTTTTATCGGTTATGATTTTATTTGGTTTAGGAAATCTACTTTTGAAAGTAAATCGTTCTCGATTGCCAAGACCTGAAAAATCTAGCTGGTTGGGATTGTTTATAGGTGTTTTTGCTGTTGCAGCTGCTATTGTGGGCAACGTAATTTTAAATCCTCAATATTTAGTCATTTTCATGGAATACCTAATTCCGACACTTGCTGTGGTGTTTTTTATGTTATATCGGACTTTCATTTTTAGAATCTTTTTGAAAATTTTAGATTACACTTTTCCTGATAAGAATACACTTTTTATAAGACTGAATAGGAATATTAAAAGAGCACTTACTACTATAAATAAGCAACAATTCGTGTATTTTACCAATCATGATGATGTTGCTACTTTAAACAAGGTTTTGCTGTACATTTCTAATAATGAATCTACAAAAAAAGTAAAGATAGTTTCAATCATAAATGAAAATGAACCTTTAGCGGTAAATTTGAGGAAAGATATTGAAACATTAGATAGAGCATATCCTTTAATAAATGTTGAGTTTATTGAAGAACTCGGTATTTTTGGACCAGAAAAAATACAGGAATTATCCAAGCGTTGGCATATTCCGAGTAACTTTATGTTTATTGCTTCCCCTGGACATAAGTTTCCGTATAAAATTCAAGAATTGGGCGAAGTTCGATTGATCATTTAA
- a CDS encoding DUF1003 domain-containing protein, whose product MSIKNTNHIYNNELKPTERFAIWITTKIGTIGFFLIIFMWTLLWLSWNMFASIHLRFDPYPAFVLWLFISNMIQIFLMPLLMVGQNLQAKRAEIRAENDFNVNIKAEKEIITLLKEVKELKDMVTKLALK is encoded by the coding sequence ATGAGTATTAAAAACACAAATCATATTTATAATAATGAATTGAAACCAACAGAAAGATTTGCTATTTGGATTACTACGAAAATAGGTACTATAGGTTTTTTTCTAATTATATTTATGTGGACACTACTTTGGTTAAGTTGGAATATGTTTGCGTCAATTCATTTGCGTTTTGATCCGTATCCAGCTTTTGTACTCTGGCTCTTTATTTCAAATATGATACAAATATTTTTAATGCCATTATTAATGGTTGGTCAAAATTTACAGGCGAAACGTGCGGAAATACGTGCCGAAAATGATTTCAATGTTAATATTAAAGCTGAAAAAGAAATAATAACTCTCTTAAAGGAAGTCAAAGAATTAAAAGATATGGTAACGAAACTTGCGCTTAAATAA
- a CDS encoding DUF6134 family protein yields the protein MKQLLILLLIINNFLVKAQDKTLNYDLSVAGNSIGTLTAVKKVEGNSTIYTTNSLATVHIFGETQISTSLTVEFLNGILQSSHYKIEKNGTLNDESNTILKNGVYYINHNGKTSQITSPITYATTMLYFDEPKGIETVFAELEGITKTISKAGLSMYVLSDPGNHHTNNYTYTNGILKEAVISHTLFNFKLTLNE from the coding sequence ATGAAACAATTATTGATACTGCTTTTAATTATAAATAACTTCTTAGTAAAAGCACAAGACAAAACACTTAATTATGATTTAAGCGTTGCAGGAAATTCTATAGGCACATTAACAGCCGTAAAAAAAGTAGAAGGAAATTCTACAATCTACACTACAAACAGTTTAGCAACTGTTCACATCTTTGGAGAAACACAAATATCAACTTCTTTAACGGTAGAATTTTTGAATGGTATATTACAGTCAAGCCATTATAAGATTGAAAAAAATGGAACGCTTAATGATGAATCGAATACAATTCTTAAAAATGGTGTTTATTACATAAATCATAATGGCAAAACATCACAAATTACTTCACCTATAACGTACGCTACAACAATGCTGTATTTTGATGAACCAAAAGGCATAGAGACTGTGTTTGCAGAACTAGAAGGAATAACTAAGACTATAAGTAAAGCGGGATTGTCAATGTATGTATTATCCGACCCTGGTAATCATCACACCAATAATTACACATATACCAATGGAATACTAAAAGAAGCTGTCATATCACACACATTATTCAATTTTAAGCTAACACTTAACGAGTAG
- a CDS encoding patatin-like phospholipase family protein, whose translation MEKIGIALSGGGARAVAHIGVLQALNENDIFPNRVSGTSAGSIIGALYCQGYSPKEILKLAHDKAFLKIFKLGFLTKRLTELTYLKDFLRNHLKKDNFESLELPLHVCISNINSGEFEIISEGKLIEVLAASCALPLLFKSVQINGNTYVDGGLLNNLPVEPLLTHCEKVIGISVCPHETRDEVKGLRNVAERCLQLAIWGTMQHRFNQCNVALEIEKSFRYGLFDVKKSDQLFDIGYEATMQKIEEIKLKLKG comes from the coding sequence TTGGAAAAAATTGGAATAGCACTTTCTGGTGGAGGCGCAAGAGCAGTGGCACACATTGGTGTTTTACAGGCTTTAAATGAAAATGACATCTTTCCAAATAGAGTGTCAGGAACGAGCGCAGGAAGTATTATAGGAGCTCTTTATTGTCAAGGCTATTCACCTAAAGAAATTTTAAAATTAGCTCATGATAAAGCATTCTTGAAAATTTTTAAACTAGGTTTTCTAACTAAAAGATTGACAGAACTTACATATTTAAAGGATTTTTTAAGAAATCATTTAAAGAAAGATAATTTTGAAAGCTTAGAATTACCATTACACGTTTGTATTTCTAATATCAACTCAGGAGAATTTGAAATCATTTCAGAAGGAAAATTAATTGAAGTCTTAGCGGCTTCCTGTGCATTGCCACTTTTATTTAAGTCGGTTCAAATTAATGGAAATACGTATGTTGATGGAGGATTGCTCAATAATCTTCCCGTTGAACCGCTATTAACACATTGCGAAAAAGTAATTGGAATAAGTGTTTGTCCTCACGAGACAAGAGATGAGGTAAAAGGACTTAGAAATGTTGCAGAAAGATGTCTTCAACTTGCTATTTGGGGAACTATGCAACATCGTTTTAATCAATGTAATGTTGCGCTCGAAATTGAAAAATCTTTTCGATATGGATTGTTCGATGTTAAAAAATCAGATCAACTTTTTGATATAGGATATGAAGCAACGATGCAGAAAATAGAAGAAATTAAACTTAAACTTAAGGGCTAA
- a CDS encoding phosphoribosylpyrophosphate synthetase, translating to MKSYDTVTEAMTDLNKLGYTIDFSILTDKECLVCHLTATELSPDDFEIDHFYRFEGDSDPGDEMIVYAISSNKNNLKGIVVNAYGVYADNASSAIVKKLNMHRKQ from the coding sequence ATGAAAAGTTACGATACAGTTACCGAAGCTATGACTGACCTTAACAAACTTGGTTATACTATTGATTTTTCAATATTGACTGACAAGGAATGTCTTGTTTGTCATCTAACAGCAACTGAATTATCACCAGATGATTTTGAAATTGACCATTTTTACAGATTCGAGGGAGATAGCGACCCAGGAGATGAAATGATTGTTTATGCCATTTCCTCGAATAAAAATAATTTGAAAGGAATTGTCGTAAACGCATATGGAGTTTATGCAGATAACGCATCTTCCGCAATTGTAAAAAAATTAAATATGCACCGAAAACAATGA
- a CDS encoding mechanosensitive ion channel family protein yields the protein MDNFIDILKKDTSLLAHVIVILVITLLVYVVFNKLVSKGIKKHMISEDFDATNSRFLQQMVSVLILLIGLSFIIFMIPNLKHIATTILAGAGVIVAVIGFASQQVLSNIISGIMIVITKPYRLKDRISVRAIEGVVEDITLRHTVIKNYENKRIIIPNSVMSSEVIVNANFAEDICCEWVEMNVSYTADIKKAKAIMKDEIIKHPLFIDHRISLNKKNTDDIAPIRVISVGEFAITLRAWTWAANPGDAFLMGCDLLESIKEQFDKEGIEIPYPYSNVVWKNNRE from the coding sequence ATGGATAATTTTATAGACATATTAAAAAAAGATACGTCGTTGTTAGCACATGTAATTGTCATACTTGTAATTACACTATTGGTCTATGTAGTTTTCAATAAATTGGTAAGCAAAGGAATTAAAAAACATATGATAAGCGAGGATTTTGATGCAACAAATTCAAGATTTCTGCAACAAATGGTAAGTGTTTTAATACTATTGATCGGATTGAGTTTCATTATATTTATGATTCCAAACCTAAAGCATATTGCTACCACAATTCTTGCAGGTGCAGGTGTTATTGTGGCAGTTATTGGTTTTGCATCACAACAGGTATTATCTAACATTATTAGCGGAATTATGATTGTGATTACAAAGCCGTATCGTCTTAAAGACAGAATATCTGTAAGAGCAATTGAAGGTGTTGTGGAAGATATTACGTTGCGGCATACAGTGATTAAAAATTACGAGAACAAGCGTATTATTATACCCAATTCTGTAATGAGTAGTGAGGTTATAGTTAACGCAAATTTTGCTGAGGATATTTGTTGCGAATGGGTAGAAATGAATGTGTCCTATACTGCTGATATAAAGAAAGCAAAAGCCATCATGAAAGATGAAATTATAAAACATCCTTTGTTTATTGACCACAGAATATCGTTAAATAAAAAAAACACAGATGATATTGCTCCAATTCGAGTAATTTCGGTTGGCGAATTTGCCATAACACTCAGAGCTTGGACTTGGGCTGCAAATCCTGGAGATGCCTTTTTAATGGGTTGTGATTTATTGGAGAGTATCAAAGAGCAATTTGATAAAGAAGGAATAGAAATCCCATATCCGTATAGTAATGTGGTTTGGAAAAATAATAGAGAATAA
- a CDS encoding NAD(P)/FAD-dependent oxidoreductase → MDNKPKIVIIGAGFGGIAMAKSFKNKNVDVLLIDQHNYHNFQPLMYQVATGGLEPGSIAYPVRRIFRKYKNVNFRMAEVFSVSSQEQTLSTTAGIISYDYLIIATGSQNNFFNFEPVKDKLLTLKSIPDALNLRSFIFQNLEKAMEDTNNQPLDEILNIAIVGGGPAGIELAGALAEMKRFVIPKDFPGLDISKMNINLYEAAPKLLAVMSENASAKSELYLKQLGINVFLNAKVSDYDGVKITLADQTTFQTDTVIWTAGVKGAPINGLPKEVIVGGNRISVNEYNQVIGFKNVFAIGDVAAHLSLLNPKGLPMLAPVAQQQGKLLSKNILRQIASKPLEVFKYKDKGTMATVGRKKAVVDLPKWKFQGTFAWLVWMFIHIFSLIGFRNKFVAFLDWFSNYISYDRPLGLIIRPYKRLDKNNTDG, encoded by the coding sequence ATGGACAACAAACCAAAAATAGTAATTATAGGTGCAGGTTTTGGTGGTATTGCTATGGCAAAATCATTTAAAAATAAAAATGTAGATGTGTTGCTAATTGACCAACACAATTATCACAATTTTCAACCTCTAATGTATCAAGTAGCGACTGGTGGGCTAGAACCTGGCAGCATTGCTTATCCTGTACGTAGAATTTTCAGAAAATATAAAAATGTCAATTTTAGGATGGCTGAAGTGTTTTCTGTGTCTTCACAAGAACAAACGCTTTCTACAACTGCTGGAATTATATCTTATGATTATTTGATAATAGCAACAGGAAGCCAAAATAATTTTTTCAATTTTGAACCTGTAAAGGATAAATTGCTCACACTAAAATCTATTCCAGATGCATTAAATCTGAGAAGTTTTATTTTTCAGAATTTAGAAAAAGCAATGGAAGATACTAACAATCAACCGTTAGATGAGATTTTAAATATCGCCATTGTTGGTGGTGGACCAGCAGGAATTGAATTGGCAGGCGCTTTGGCTGAAATGAAACGTTTTGTGATTCCAAAAGATTTCCCTGGATTAGATATTTCAAAAATGAATATCAATCTATACGAAGCTGCACCAAAATTGTTAGCAGTTATGTCAGAGAATGCTTCCGCGAAAAGCGAACTATACTTAAAGCAATTAGGCATTAATGTATTCTTAAATGCCAAAGTAAGTGACTATGATGGTGTTAAAATCACCTTGGCAGATCAAACAACCTTTCAAACGGACACCGTAATTTGGACAGCAGGTGTAAAAGGTGCGCCAATAAACGGATTACCTAAAGAGGTAATTGTTGGTGGCAATCGTATTTCGGTTAATGAATACAATCAAGTAATAGGATTTAAAAATGTATTTGCTATTGGTGATGTAGCGGCACATCTTTCGTTGTTAAATCCAAAAGGATTACCAATGTTAGCACCTGTTGCACAACAACAAGGTAAACTACTTTCTAAAAATATTTTAAGACAAATTGCTAGTAAACCTTTAGAAGTGTTCAAATATAAAGACAAAGGAACTATGGCAACCGTAGGTAGAAAAAAAGCAGTAGTCGATTTACCAAAATGGAAGTTTCAAGGCACATTTGCTTGGTTGGTGTGGATGTTTATTCACATCTTTTCTTTGATTGGTTTTAGAAATAAATTTGTCGCTTTTCTTGATTGGTTTTCAAATTATATCAGTTATGACAGACCTTTAGGATTAATTATAAGACCTTATAAGCGGTTAGATAAAAACAATACGGATGGATAA